The Triticum aestivum cultivar Chinese Spring chromosome 7B, IWGSC CS RefSeq v2.1, whole genome shotgun sequence genome window below encodes:
- the LOC123161832 gene encoding uncharacterized protein: protein MDPWMQEYLDRIDAMLDAYTDATRSLAEKVDALVVAWRPDLEKRSSHTAVVHDPPSPIPSLEITTEASAPIPGVSCSTTKAHKVPEVIHKAAPDCIMAAPVTCSTDCLNQVVAHASVNEVRDVATTIFPVDAVDLQEASDTTIHIAKGVGPIPDDATPELTSLEVRGAGLGHEVVAIDVHVPTASAFTGSPVWPSFNSGTSESSLPSTHKDVQEVWKPMPGLFDKPEAVVANVKEHKDDAKLLVITLFMNPSTWYEHFNTRDPCLVSLDAQLVFAEHMSPELRLTWPTLVGTNFSEFCSAGLSNSYCTLSLFPWNPGGYFLMHKNRVTMMLITTSSSSHWHVTRVFEESGQCFSQIAKIQWLFPICMKAMTQCLVILPLVKLDYELWHPPDQQPRMKRKFPWTFRTHPFLNTQARDKELTSYLSMNLFHLGDLVYNTWGRWLSVLGHCIRILLGRLLCLWYLQQDDADSCFITHVKLFHYSEWWFSELCLVTSILTLELYHSCPAATTVHPFRSMTKWGAWNTARSFCLRLIQLEPVLPSNLASRTEQRQLISDTYPWQHVVFGLLYELAYCNEANHYYWYLKILTMLVVQTVQVATEIRDSELSLFVAGAFLLGHKQKFLWTPYTAKFLVFHRTNSAPSYFSVSDRRSCYIVLLDVFRILCYEPMLATGIQPRLSECQPGDWFHDVFLSVCNTYTPEPTLAKFQALKKCDCEHLISTGACNLFMDKGCLKRHMVHEENDSIVVQTSRIQCVQPRCYLEVGSTQAYLKLKEVDVAVTYMFELRNNSDWELLTHFNRPPDPASIWECITGRSFPRDQILLMIFHPWPPTHVTYLIKFCCCGSRAVTRQMVFQGGQGVVAITVGFPQGSVDHKYYHGFDSDYFGFSCDWIAIGHGYYNPVIQVNPDCGYHNDFELVKEHRVQWDPGGSRWLRLGVKPDLKNGGMLAALLTCMHMGLATGPLMDLARPLPHRCSYKYQIKRKEEGIQWITDEPGGGYLPLFSYLCSPVHL, encoded by the coding sequence ATGGATCCATGGATGCAGGAGTATCTCGACCGGATTGACGCCATGCTCGACGCCTACACCGACGCCACCAGGTCCCTCGCAGAGAAAGTGGACGCTCTGGTCGTCGCCTGGCGGCCAGACCTCGAGAAGAGGTCCTCCCACACCGCCGTCGTCCACGATCCACCATCGCCGATTCCTTCGCTGGAGATCACTACTGAGGCGTCGGCGCCCATCCCAGGCGTCTCCTGCTCCACCACCAAGGCCCATAAGGTACCAGAGGTCATCCACAAGGCGGCCCCTGACTGCATCATGGCGGCGCCTGTGACCTGTTCGACGGATTGTTTGAATCAAGTTGTCGCCCACGCCAGCGTCAACGAGGTCCGAGATGTCGCCACCACCATCTTCCCCGTGGACGCAGTTGACCTCCAGGAAGCCTCCGACACCACCATCCACATCGCCAAGGGTGTAGGACCCATCCCTGACGACGCCACTCCAGAGCTCACTTCCCTGGAGGTGCGTGGCGCAGGCCTGGGCCACGAGGTTGTTGCCATCGACGTCCACGTGCCCACCGCATCGGCATTCACCGGGTCGCCGGTGTGGCCCAGCTTCAACTCTGGCACCTCTGAATCTTCATTGCCATCTACACACAAGGATGTGCAAGAGGTATGGAAGCCAATGCCTGGGCTATTTGACAAGCCTGAAGCTGTTGTTGCTAATGTGAAGGAGCACAAGGATGATGCAAAGCTGTTGGTAATTACACTCTTCATGAACCCATCAACCTGGTATGAACATTTCAATACCCGAGACCCTTGCTTGGTTTCGTTGGATGCCCAGTTGGTATTTGCGGAGCATATGAGTCCTGAACTGCGTTTAACATGGCCGACACTAGTGGGAACTAATTTCAGTGAGTTCTGTTCAGCAGGGCTGTCTAATTCATATTGTACATTATCCTTGTTCCCTTGGAATCCAGGTGGTTATTTTCTCATGCATAAGAATCGGGTGACCATGATGCTTATCACTACTAGTAGTAGTTCTCATTGGCATGTTACCCGTGTATTTGAGGAGTCTGGTCAGTGCTTTTCTCAGATTGCAAAAATACAATGGTTGTTTCCTATTTGTATGAAGGCGATGACACAGTGCTTGGTAATACTACCTCTTGTTAAGCTGGATTATGAGCTATGGCATCCACCTGATCAGCAACCAAGGATGAAGAGGAAGTTCCCTTGGACGTTCAGAACACATCCATTTCTGAATACCCAAGCGCGGGACAAGGAATTGACTAGTTACCTTTCTATGAATTTGTTCCATCTTGGAGATCTTGTGTACAATACATGGGGACGGTGGCTCAGTGTACTTGGACACTGCATCAGGATACTCCTAGGTCGGCTCTTGTGCTTGTGGTATTTGCAACAAGACGATGCTGATTCATGCTTCATTACACATGTGAAACTCTTTCATTACAGTGAATGGTGGTTTTCTGAACTCTGTCTGGTTACTAGCATTCTCACCCTTGAACTGTATCATTCTTGCCCGGCTGCTACGACTGTCCATCCATTTAGGAGCATGACAAAATGGGGTGCTTGGAACACGGCAAGAAGTTTTTGTTTGCGGTTAATACAGCTTGAGCCAGTACTACCTTCTAATCTAGCTAGCAGAACTGAACAACGGCAGCTTATCTCTGACACGTATCCATGGCAACATGTAGTGTTTGGGCTGCTATATGAACTAGCATACTGCAATGAGGccaatcattattattggtatctGAAGATCCTTACAATGCTGGTTGTTCAGACCGTACAAGTTGCAACAGAGATACGAGATTCAGAGTTAAGTTTGTTTGTTGCTGGTGCTTTCCTGCTTGGGCATAAACAAAAGTTTCTCTGGACTCCATACACTGCAAAGTTTTTGGTGTTTCACAGGACCAACTCAGCTCCTAGTTATTTTTCAGTCTCTGACAGAAGATCTTGCTATATTGTTCTGCTTGATGTGTTTAGAATTCTGTGCTATGAACCGATGCTAGCTACCGGTATTCAACCTAGACTCTCTGAGTGTCAACCTGGCGATTGGTTTCATGATGTTTTTCTCAGTGTATGCAACACATATACTCCTGAACCCACGCTCGCCAAATTTCAGGCTTTAAAAAAATGCGATTGCGAGCATCTTATATCAACCGGGGCTTGTAATCTATTCATGGACAAAGGATGCCTCAAGCGTCACATGGTTCACGAAGAAAACGATTCAATAGTAGTGCAAACTTCAAGGATTCAGTGTGTACAGccaagatgctacttggaggttgGCTCTACTCAAGCATATCTGAAACTGAAGGAAGTTGATGTTGCTGTTACTTACATGTTTGAGCTTAGAAACAATTCGGATTGGGAGTTGCTTACCCATTTCAACCGTCCACCTGATCCAGCAAGTATTTGGGAGTGCATCACTGGCCGAAGCTTTCCCCGGGACCAAATCTTACTGATGATTTTTCATCCATGGCCACCAACTCATGTTACTTATCTGATAAAGTTTTGCTGTTGTGGCAGCCGGGCAGTGACTCGACAAATGGTTTTTCAAGGTGGGCAAGGTGTCGTTGCTATCACTGTCGGTTTTCCACAAGGCTCCGTCGACCACAAGTACTACCACGGCTTCGACAGCGACTACTTCGGCTTCTCATGTGATTGGATCGCCATCGGCCACGGCTACTACAACCCTGTCATTCAAGTCAACCCCGACTGTGGCTACCACAACGACTTCGAGCTAGTCAAGGAACATCGAGTGCAATGGGATCCGGGCGGTTCTCGGTGGCTTCGGCTTGGGGTCAAGCCGGATCTTAAGAATGGGGGGATGTTAGCAGCCCTACTAACATGTATGCACATGGGCTTGGCCACTGGGCCGCTCATGGACTTGGCCCGCCCGCTACCCCATCGCTGCAGCTACAAGTACCAGATCAAACGCAAGGAAGAAGGTATCCAGTGGATCACGGACGAACCCGGTGGCGGCTACCTTCCTCTCTTCTCCTACCTCTGCTCCCCAGTTCATCTGTAA
- the LOC123161473 gene encoding dormancy-associated protein 2 gives MAVKCILLFGVVLVSFLLLCQDGVDARELTEAKPKEFEEKNMKPGYGNNGGGYGNNGGYGNNGGGYGNNGGGYQHGGGYGNNGGGYQHGGGYRNNGGGYGGGSGNNGGYGGGSGNPGYGGGYGNPGYGGGNNGGYGNGGSDPGSGGGYGNPGYGGGNNGGYGSGSGGGYGSGGGSGGGGGYGGGSGGGGGYP, from the exons ATGGCTGTTAAATGTATACTTCTGTTTGGTGTCGTACTAGTGTCTTTCCTGCTTCTCTGCCAGGATGGGGTAGATGCTAGAGAGCTCACCGAAGCTAAACCtaaag AATTCGAGGAGAAGAATATGAAACCTGGGTATGGAAACAATGGGGGAGGATACGGAAACAACGGAGGATACGGAAACAATGGCGGAGGATATGGAAACAACGGTGGTGGGTACCAGCATGGTGGAGGATACGGAAACAACGGTGGTGGGTACCAGCATGGTGGAGGATACAGAAACAATGGTGGTGGGTATGGTGGAGGATCTGGAAACAATGGTGGGTATGGTGGAGGGTCTGGAAATCCTGGATATGGCGGTGGCTATGGCAATCCTGGCTATGGTGGCGGCAACAACGGTGGATATGGTAATGGTGGTAGTGACCCAGGAAGTGGTGGCGGGTACGGCAATCCTGGCTACGGTGGTGGCAACAATGGTGGGTATGGCAGTGGCTCTGGTGGAGGGTATGGCTCTGGTGGCGGGTCTGGCGGGGGTGGAGGTTACGGTGGAGgatccggtggtggtggtggctatcCTTGA